Proteins encoded by one window of Electrophorus electricus isolate fEleEle1 chromosome 17, fEleEle1.pri, whole genome shotgun sequence:
- the fhdc3 gene encoding FH2 domain containing 3, translating into MDGVAVRGPPQLLVQPSSPGFPNDAAPVRPTPPPPPPPPPPAPAPPPPPPPPPPGSRGDPLSRGGTHRRSRMRNFNWDTIPQHSVVGKRNVWTARRSLEDFPLDTERIEELFSHSEQQLLTRRGNRTVKKSVWGLPVSCAAAEPVSIINSKKSMNVGIFLKQFKRPMQDIVEDVRQGNASFVPGRLRELSKLLPDDLELKKLLAFGGDVSELAEADRFLLMLVKVPRYEERLKRLLLREEFFPFIEEARNSIAVMTAAANELLACDDLHSIIHLVLKAGNYMNAGGYAGRALGFRMTSLLRLVDTKANKPGMNLMHYVAMQALQIDPNLRNFPEQLQHIGEASRIHKQEVEMDFQREMEKIKEAKTHASRQCELQPQLEEFLQVAESRLADMEASLRELDSLSGAVAEYFCEDPATFRLEECCFIFHSFCEKFERAIQENSERETLEKRRRQQREKEALERVAKRRSITICSARDTGSAPESTALETILTSFLTEHAPRRRQPSANRENSAEVLSQGEARPECPGLAAYSPAKAEEAETRVSDSRPLEQSHLFEAKAGETGVLNGEQPQEVGKGSRTVEEETRSTATLHSPAVHQGGWSVEDEATPKSSTYKARYCRRVVVRNASVVSEEEPCEKRGDQEEKREVASRVSPCQAVSKGLSGLGAQVSPCQAVGESLDNLASQVSPCQAITTTSPNRDLKCQRVWDAVSSPLPREMRDMDVGLQSGYNGPGSPWTVLSPHILPQSPAQRRRHSFSSTTFDDEPDDGVWALPDTPVRGRPPLLPFTCRSYEHSLSASVLYDTGGKPSPLSARSSGRTPTQGPLLRSVSVGDGPDHPRSHFGVLFPRRHGREPTVAKRPEPSALVTFFRRFGEKGRPASVGEAHNTKT; encoded by the exons ATGGATGGCGTGGCAGTCAGAGGGCCACCACAGCTCCTGGTACAGCCTTCATCTCCTGGCTTTCCGAATGACGCTGCGCCAGTCAgacctacacccccacccccacccccacccccacccccagccccagctccacccccacctcccccgcCTCCACCCCCTGGCTCTCGGGGTGATCCGCTATCTCGGGGAGGCACCCATCGGCGTTCCCGGATGCGCAACTTCAACTGGGACACCATCCCCCAGCACAGTGTGGTGGGCAAGCGGAATGTGTGGACGGCGCGGCGGTCGCTGGAGGACTTCCCGCTGGACACCGAGCGCATCGAGGAGCTCTTCAGCCACAGCGAGCAGCAGCTCCTTACCCGCCGGGGCAATCGCACGGTCAAGAAGAGCGTGTGGGGGCTTCCAGTGAGCTGTGCCGCCGCCGAGCCC GTGTCGATCATCAACTCGAAGAAAAGTATGAATGTTGGGATTTTCTTGAAGCAGTTTAAAAG GCCAATGCAGGACATTGTTGAGGATGTGAGACAGGGAAATGCAAGCTTCGTCCCCGGCAGACTGAGGGAGCTGAGCAAGCTCTTGCCTGATGATTTGGAG CTGAAGAAGCTCCTGGCGTTTGGCGGCGACGTGTCGGAGTTAGCTGAAGCCGACCGCTTCCTGCTCATGCTGGTTAAAGTTCCCAG GTATGAAGAAAGACTGAAGAGGCTGCTCCTCAGGGAGGAGTTCTTCCCCTTCATAGAGGAGGCGAGAAACTCCATCGCCGTCATGACTGCAGCAGCTAATG AGCTGCTGGCATGTGATGATCTTCACTCCATCATCCATCTGGTGCTGAAAGCTGGTAACTACATGAACGCT GGCGGCTACGCTGGTCGAGCTCTGGGATTCAGAATGACGTCTCTGCTCAGACTAGTAGACACCAAAGCCAACAAACCTGGCATGAACCTCATGCActatgttgccatg CAAGCACTGCAGATTGACCCCAACCTTCGGAACTTTccagaacagctccaacacatCGGAGAGGCTTCAAG GATCCATAAACAGGAAGTGGAGATGGACTTtcaaagagaaatggagaaaatcAAAGAAGCCAAGACTCATGCCAGCAGACAGTGTGAGCTGCAGCCTCAGCTGGAGGAATTTCTGCAG GTGGCTGAGAGTAGACTCGCTGATATGGAGGCCTCTCTGCGGGAGCTAGACTCCCTCAGTGGTGCTGTGGCCGAGTACTTCTGTGAAGATCCGGCCACGTTTAGGCTGGAGGAATGCTGCTTCATCTTCCACTCCTTCTGCGAGAAGTTCGAGAGAGCCATACAG GAGAACAGTGAGCGCGAGACGCTGGAGAAGAGGCGGAGACAGCAGCGGGAGAAGGAGGCGCTCGAGCGGGTCGCCAAGCGACGCTCCATCACCATCTGCTCGGCCCGGGACACGGGCTCGGCCCCTGAGAGCACAGCGCTGGAGACCATCCTTACCAGTTTCCTCACCGAGCACGCCCCGCGCAGACGCCAGCCCTCGGCTAACAGAGAGAACTCTGCTGAGGTGCTGAGCCAGGGTGAGGCTCGGCCTGAGTGCCCTGGGCTTGCCGCATACAGCCCTGCCAAGGCAGAGGAAGCCGAGACTAGGGTCTCGGACAGCCGGCCGCTGGAGCAGAGCCACTTGTTCGAGGCAAAGGCGGGCGAGACCGGGGTTTTGAACGGCGAACAGCCCCAGGAGGTGGGGAAGGGGAGCCGGACTGTAGAGGAGGAAACCAGGAGCACGGCGACTCTACATAGCCCGGCGGTGCACCAAGGAGGATGGAGCGTAGAAGATGAGGCAACCCCCAAGAGCAGCACATACAAGGCACGCTACTGCAGGAGGGTGGTAGTGAGGAATGCCTCGGTTGTTTCAGAGGAGGAGCCTTGTGAAAAGAGAGGAGACCAAGAAGAGAAACGAGAAGTGGCATCAAGGGTGTCGCCCTGTCAGGCCGTCAGCAAGGGTCTGAGTGGCCTGGGAGCTCAGGTGTCGCCCTGCCAGGCTGTCGGCGAGAGTCTGGATAACCTAGCATCTCAGGTGTCGCCCTGTCAGGCCATCACCACCACCAGTCCAAATAGAGACCTCAAGTGCCAGAGAGTGTGGGATGCCGTCTCGTCCCCCCTTCCCCGGGAGATGCGGGACATGGACGTGGGCCTGCAGAGTGGCTACAATGGCCCGGGCTCGCCCTGGACTGTCCTCAGCCCCCACATACTGCCACAGAGTCCAGCCCAGCGACGCCGCCACTCCTTCTCCTCCACGACCTTCGATGACGAGCCCGACGACGGCGTGTGGGCTCTGCCCGACACCCCTGTGCGTGGCCGGCCGCCCCTCCTGCCGTTCACGTGCCGCTCCTACGAACACAGCCTGTCCGCCTCGGTACTATACGACACTGGCGGGAAGCCATCTCCTCTGTCAGCCCGCTCCTCGGGCCGAACTCCGACGCAAGGCCCTCTGCTGAGGTCTGTCTCCGTGGGCGATGGGCCCGATCACCCCAGATCCCATTTCGGGGTGCTCTTCCCGAGACGACATGGACGAGAGCCCACTGTGGCAAAAAGACCGGAACCTTCTGCGCTGGTCACCTTCTTCAGGCGCTTTGGGGAGAAGGGCAGGCCCGCTTCAGTAGGGGAGGCTCACAACACCAAAACGTAG